Proteins found in one Sporosarcina sp. FSL K6-3457 genomic segment:
- a CDS encoding M23 family metallopeptidase: MKWRTKWLVAIVLTIGVIGVAKLEEAEVIRQPITQYVTSGQDLVAVKKWVASMIKDSDDDKIAVMAGPNLDDPFSMYESMQPYKNGVLVSYTNPLPIEAQASGLVVFTGFTRESGKTITVLYDDGDEVTYGFVGTIPILPYTAVKKGDTLALMEEGAIYLMVKRGGVKLDASLLPTYLSGDDLSDVDE; this comes from the coding sequence GTGAAGTGGAGGACGAAGTGGCTAGTGGCGATTGTGTTGACGATTGGGGTGATTGGTGTGGCGAAGCTGGAGGAGGCGGAGGTGATCCGGCAGCCTATCACGCAATATGTTACATCGGGGCAGGATTTAGTGGCGGTGAAGAAATGGGTGGCTTCGATGATCAAGGATTCAGACGATGATAAAATTGCAGTGATGGCGGGTCCGAATTTGGATGATCCTTTTTCCATGTACGAATCGATGCAACCTTATAAAAATGGTGTCCTGGTTTCGTATACGAATCCGTTGCCGATTGAAGCGCAAGCGAGTGGGCTTGTTGTTTTCACAGGATTTACCCGCGAATCGGGGAAAACAATTACGGTGTTATATGATGATGGGGATGAAGTGACATATGGCTTTGTGGGAACAATTCCAATACTACCCTATACGGCTGTAAAAAAAGGGGACACGCTGGCGCTAATGGAAGAGGGGGCCATTTATTTAATGGTGAAGCGTGGTGGTGTGAAATTAGATGCATCCCTATTGCCAACGTATCTCTCAGGTGACGATCTGTCGGATGTGGATGAATGA
- a CDS encoding Maf family protein, which produces MKFNIAKPVILASASPRRKEILSLLGLPFTVIPSHVSEDIDMASDDFAAYARELAARKTKAVAKEYDDHIVIGADTIVVHEGKHYPKPESKEQAKTFLQELSGKTHAVITGVGISVGGTLRVFSVETAVTFRELDDVLLDAYVESDDPMDKAGGYGIQTAGALLVEKIEGDYFNVMGLPIAKLTEHLRRLALIALKDGDPFIDY; this is translated from the coding sequence ATGAAATTTAACATTGCTAAACCAGTTATTTTAGCTTCAGCTTCGCCACGTCGTAAGGAAATTTTAAGCTTGCTTGGCTTACCATTCACGGTGATACCGAGTCATGTTTCGGAGGATATTGACATGGCATCGGATGATTTTGCGGCTTATGCAAGAGAGTTGGCTGCAAGAAAAACAAAGGCGGTTGCTAAAGAGTATGACGATCATATTGTCATTGGGGCCGATACGATTGTCGTGCACGAAGGCAAGCATTATCCAAAGCCGGAGAGCAAGGAACAAGCCAAAACCTTTTTACAAGAGCTTTCTGGTAAAACACATGCCGTAATAACGGGTGTTGGTATCTCGGTGGGTGGGACTTTACGTGTTTTCTCAGTTGAAACAGCCGTCACTTTTCGGGAACTAGACGATGTGTTACTCGATGCTTATGTAGAGTCTGATGACCCGATGGACAAGGCAGGTGGATACGGCATTCAAACGGCTGGAGCGCTCCTGGTCGAAAAGATTGAAGGGGATTATTTCAATGTCATGGGCTTACCGATTGCCAAGTTAACAGAGCATTTGCGGAGGCTTGCCTTAATTGCGTTGAAGGATGGTGATCCGTTCATTGACTATTGA
- a CDS encoding prepilin peptidase has product MDSVFIVLFFIYGIVFGSFFNVVGLRVPKKESIVSPPSHCTTCDRKLGALDLVPVFSYLFLKGKCRGCGSKISPIYPFMEFVTGVLFALSFYTFGLSAELIVAILFMSLLVIITVSDIAYMLIPNKVLLPFAIVLLGARLFIPLEPWWNSLVGAIVGFGVLYVIAVVSKGGMGGGDIKLFFVIGLVLGTVQTLLTLFVAAVIGTVVGAILLKRSGKGRKTPIPFGPSIAIAAVISYFWGADIVAWYSNLFY; this is encoded by the coding sequence ATGGATAGCGTCTTTATTGTATTATTTTTCATCTACGGTATCGTCTTCGGCTCTTTTTTCAATGTCGTTGGCTTGCGCGTACCGAAAAAAGAATCGATTGTGTCGCCGCCCTCCCATTGCACAACTTGTGACCGAAAACTAGGTGCTCTTGACCTGGTGCCGGTCTTTTCTTATCTCTTTCTAAAAGGAAAGTGTCGGGGGTGCGGCTCGAAAATTAGTCCGATTTATCCGTTTATGGAGTTTGTCACGGGCGTATTGTTTGCGTTGTCCTTTTATACGTTTGGTTTAAGTGCTGAACTCATTGTTGCGATTTTGTTCATGTCGTTACTTGTTATTATTACGGTGTCGGATATTGCTTATATGCTTATTCCGAATAAGGTACTGCTGCCATTTGCTATCGTGTTGTTGGGGGCTCGGCTATTCATCCCCCTGGAGCCGTGGTGGAATAGCTTGGTCGGGGCGATAGTTGGCTTTGGTGTGCTGTATGTCATTGCGGTTGTGTCGAAAGGTGGCATGGGCGGTGGGGATATTAAATTGTTTTTCGTCATTGGGCTTGTGTTGGGTACAGTGCAAACGCTACTGACGTTGTTTGTTGCGGCAGTGATTGGTACGGTTGTGGGGGCAATTCTGTTGAAACGGTCTGGGAAAGGCCGGAAAACACCGATTCCCTTTGGTCCGTCGATTGCTATAGCAGCTGTCATTTCCTATTTCTGGGGCGCTGATATTGTCGCTTGGTATAGTAATCTATTCTATTAA
- a CDS encoding ribosomal-processing cysteine protease Prp, whose product MIKIIINEQSSGHIHSFEMKGHADFAEHGKDLVCAGASAVSFGTVNAIIALTGKTPDIHQGADGGYLKVIFPENDEKDYDIQLILKAMIVSLQTIEQDYGQHIKLIFNK is encoded by the coding sequence ATGATTAAGATCATCATCAATGAGCAATCTTCAGGCCACATCCATTCATTTGAGATGAAAGGTCACGCTGATTTCGCGGAACACGGAAAAGACCTTGTCTGTGCAGGAGCATCCGCAGTATCTTTTGGTACTGTCAATGCCATCATTGCACTCACAGGAAAAACCCCTGACATCCATCAAGGAGCTGACGGTGGTTATTTGAAAGTCATATTTCCGGAAAACGACGAAAAAGATTACGATATACAGTTAATTCTAAAAGCGATGATTGTATCATTACAGACGATTGAACAAGACTATGGGCAACATATAAAACTCATCTTCAACAAGTAG
- a CDS encoding PilN domain-containing protein yields the protein MVPEINLLPQMERKSGGSKWGTLLVLIAFIAIVGVLAFQYFSLTGSVKTLQADQQALLAERTAIEAKIAELEQPEQMDLATMVGVLDRITYPVSPLVEEINAYRGDDVYLREFILKENEIEILMDFETMPETATYVGDLLGSVYFEDVKVDEIETFVPTPGERKTELFDVVDRFANRFIVTIDPTYLRTGGIVQ from the coding sequence ATGGTTCCTGAAATTAACCTATTGCCGCAAATGGAACGGAAATCTGGCGGCAGTAAATGGGGGACTTTGCTTGTCTTGATAGCTTTTATAGCTATTGTAGGGGTATTAGCCTTTCAATACTTTTCGTTGACGGGCAGTGTTAAAACATTGCAGGCTGATCAGCAAGCTTTGCTAGCAGAGAGAACTGCAATTGAAGCGAAAATTGCAGAGCTGGAGCAACCCGAACAGATGGACTTAGCGACAATGGTTGGGGTATTGGACAGGATTACCTATCCAGTCTCGCCGTTAGTAGAAGAAATCAATGCCTATCGAGGCGATGATGTCTATTTACGCGAGTTTATATTAAAGGAAAACGAAATTGAAATTTTGATGGACTTTGAAACGATGCCAGAAACGGCGACTTATGTGGGTGATTTGCTAGGCAGTGTGTACTTTGAGGATGTCAAAGTGGACGAGATTGAAACTTTTGTGCCGACTCCGGGGGAGAGAAAGACGGAATTATTTGACGTTGTCGATCGTTTTGCGAACCGCTTTATCGTGACCATTGACCCGACTTATTTACGTACAGGAGGAATTGTCCAATGA
- the mreD gene encoding rod shape-determining protein MreD produces MIRFVIPFIAVLLFFLEPVFSLFSPIDIGGMRYTLVPRFVIVYLIFIAVYYSRQHAIIYGIALGLLYDMFHIDIIGLYAFLFPLICFIAVLIIRQVHRHLVTVMFLALLLIIVLELLSYFFASLVSLTSIGLDEFIAGRLVPTIIANSVFVGMFGLFFKNLIYKRGLERQGETL; encoded by the coding sequence ATGATCCGATTCGTCATCCCTTTCATTGCTGTCTTACTATTTTTCTTGGAGCCTGTTTTTAGCCTTTTCTCCCCTATAGATATCGGAGGAATGCGATACACGCTTGTCCCACGGTTTGTTATCGTGTACCTTATCTTTATAGCAGTCTATTATAGTCGGCAACATGCAATCATTTACGGAATTGCACTTGGACTCTTGTATGATATGTTCCACATTGATATTATTGGATTATATGCATTTCTTTTTCCGTTAATCTGCTTTATCGCGGTGCTAATTATTCGCCAAGTTCACCGTCATCTGGTTACGGTCATGTTCTTAGCGCTACTCCTCATTATTGTTCTTGAATTATTGTCCTACTTTTTTGCAAGTCTTGTTTCATTGACCTCGATTGGTTTAGATGAATTCATTGCCGGTAGGCTCGTGCCGACGATTATTGCCAACTCGGTTTTTGTTGGAATGTTCGGTTTATTTTTCAAGAATCTCATTTACAAAAGAGGATTGGAGCGACAAGGCGAAACTTTGTAG
- the mreC gene encoding rod shape-determining protein MreC yields MPRFFSNKRLILLLVGVIVLVALISFSLKDRQHASLPEQIVKDVVGFGQSLFSKPAHYITGVIGNIDGILNTYEENKQLKMRLSEYASNQAELSDIQAENERLLEIIGKTDDLRAYEPIHATVISRNPDQWEEKIIIDKGEVHGIERNMAVVTANGLIGKVVLVNKFTSTVELLSTENRNFRVASVIPGKDPAFGLIEGYDRQRSELIMKRIDSSFDIEVGQRVVSSGLGGIFPKGLLIGEVTEISTDDYGLTKLAYIRPAAEFTMLDHVIIAKRTSTIVDGTDGDGTEEEGES; encoded by the coding sequence ATGCCGCGATTTTTTTCAAATAAACGATTGATTTTATTGCTCGTCGGCGTAATCGTCCTCGTAGCATTAATTTCATTCTCCCTCAAAGACCGGCAGCACGCCTCACTCCCAGAACAAATTGTGAAAGACGTCGTCGGCTTCGGGCAATCGTTATTCTCGAAGCCGGCGCATTATATTACAGGTGTCATCGGGAATATTGATGGGATTTTGAATACATATGAAGAAAACAAGCAATTAAAAATGAGATTAAGTGAATACGCCTCTAACCAAGCAGAATTATCGGATATCCAGGCAGAAAATGAGCGATTACTAGAGATAATTGGCAAAACAGATGATTTACGAGCTTATGAACCTATTCATGCAACGGTTATTTCTCGCAATCCTGATCAGTGGGAAGAGAAAATCATTATTGATAAAGGTGAAGTACACGGTATTGAGCGGAATATGGCGGTCGTTACAGCAAATGGCTTAATAGGTAAAGTTGTACTCGTCAATAAGTTTACTTCCACGGTGGAGCTCTTGTCGACAGAAAATCGTAATTTTCGCGTTGCTTCGGTTATTCCTGGAAAAGATCCTGCGTTTGGGCTTATTGAAGGCTATGATCGTCAGCGGAGTGAACTCATTATGAAGCGGATTGATTCTAGTTTTGATATTGAAGTCGGTCAGCGAGTTGTTTCATCCGGTCTTGGTGGGATATTCCCGAAAGGACTTCTTATTGGTGAAGTGACAGAAATATCGACGGATGACTATGGATTGACAAAGTTAGCCTATATTCGTCCAGCGGCAGAATTTACAATGTTAGACCACGTGATAATCGCGAAAAGGACATCGACGATTGTGGATGGAACAGACGGGGACGGCACTGAGGAGGAGGGGGAATCATGA
- the rpmA gene encoding 50S ribosomal protein L27: MLRLDLQFFASKKGVGSTRNGRDSHSKRLGAKRADGQFVSGGSILYRQRGTKIHPGENVGRGGDDTLFAKVDGVVRFERFGRDKKKVSVYPEVQEA; encoded by the coding sequence ATGCTACGTTTGGATCTCCAGTTTTTTGCATCGAAAAAAGGGGTAGGTTCTACTCGGAACGGTCGTGACTCTCACTCGAAACGTCTTGGCGCGAAACGCGCTGATGGACAATTCGTGTCAGGCGGATCAATCCTTTATCGTCAGCGCGGAACGAAAATTCACCCAGGTGAAAACGTCGGTCGCGGTGGTGACGATACACTTTTCGCAAAAGTTGACGGCGTCGTTCGTTTTGAACGTTTTGGCCGTGACAAAAAGAAAGTTAGCGTTTACCCTGAAGTTCAGGAAGCGTAA
- a CDS encoding Spo0B domain-containing protein has product MGNDKLTLIQALKFARHDFLNELQLILLYIDLGKLPEAKQKIMETTDAMRQVAMLERLGLPAVETWLVTFDWMYSVFPKTITSAITSGIREADDEAVAAYLEQVFCIAEKMVDPTSDYEAQIDVKATSTSWSITVTVDGAMDQMLAAPEVTGDFSVEEIISQNQWTFTIRGR; this is encoded by the coding sequence ATGGGAAACGATAAGCTGACCCTGATACAAGCGCTGAAATTTGCAAGACATGATTTTTTGAATGAGCTTCAGTTAATCTTACTGTATATTGACCTCGGTAAACTGCCAGAAGCGAAACAGAAAATTATGGAGACAACGGATGCGATGCGCCAAGTGGCCATGCTAGAAAGACTCGGACTACCGGCTGTTGAAACATGGCTTGTTACGTTTGACTGGATGTACAGCGTGTTCCCTAAAACAATAACGTCTGCGATTACGTCAGGTATCCGGGAAGCGGATGATGAAGCGGTCGCAGCCTATTTAGAACAGGTATTTTGTATAGCAGAAAAAATGGTAGATCCCACATCTGATTATGAAGCGCAGATTGATGTCAAGGCTACATCGACAAGTTGGTCGATTACCGTCACTGTTGACGGTGCGATGGACCAGATGCTAGCTGCACCAGAAGTGACTGGGGACTTCAGCGTAGAAGAAATAATTTCACAAAATCAATGGACGTTCACGATTCGTGGGCGATAG
- a CDS encoding rod shape-determining protein — translation MFGFGSKDVGIDLGTANTLVFIKGKGIVLREPSVVAKNTHTGEIVAVGSAAKNMIGRTPGSIVATRPMKDGVIADFEITTAMIEHYMKEAMKTAGGSFKKPNVMICVPYGITSVEQRAVTDAAKQAGAKDAFTIEEPFAAAIGANLPVWEPTGSMVVDIGGGTTEVAVISLGGIVTSESIRVGGDTMDNAIISFIRKTYNLTIGERTAEAIKIEIGSAKVTDGLQKMEIRGRDLVTGLPKTIEISSDEIAGALRESITQIIDGVKKTLETTPPELSSDVMERGIVLTGGGALLQNLDKIISDETNMPVFIAEDPLDCVAIGTGKALDNFDLIKKMQSR, via the coding sequence TTGTTTGGATTTGGATCAAAAGATGTCGGGATTGACCTCGGCACGGCAAATACATTAGTTTTCATTAAGGGGAAAGGGATTGTCCTTCGGGAGCCCTCAGTAGTCGCAAAAAATACGCATACAGGTGAAATTGTAGCAGTCGGTAGCGCAGCGAAAAATATGATCGGTCGTACGCCTGGTTCTATCGTTGCCACTCGTCCGATGAAAGATGGCGTAATTGCTGACTTTGAAATTACTACAGCGATGATTGAGCATTATATGAAAGAAGCAATGAAAACGGCGGGCGGTTCATTTAAAAAGCCGAATGTTATGATCTGTGTACCTTATGGGATCACATCTGTTGAACAGCGTGCAGTGACGGATGCTGCAAAACAAGCAGGTGCGAAAGATGCCTTTACAATCGAAGAACCGTTTGCGGCGGCAATCGGTGCAAATCTTCCAGTCTGGGAACCTACGGGCAGTATGGTCGTCGATATAGGTGGTGGAACGACGGAAGTAGCGGTTATTTCGCTTGGAGGTATTGTGACGAGTGAATCAATTCGTGTCGGTGGTGACACGATGGATAACGCAATCATTAGCTTCATCCGCAAGACGTACAACTTGACGATTGGTGAGCGGACAGCTGAAGCTATTAAAATTGAAATTGGTTCTGCGAAAGTAACAGATGGTTTGCAGAAGATGGAAATTCGTGGACGTGACCTAGTGACAGGCCTACCGAAAACGATTGAAATCTCTTCGGATGAAATTGCAGGTGCATTGCGTGAATCGATTACGCAAATCATTGATGGTGTGAAGAAGACACTTGAAACGACACCACCTGAATTATCTTCAGATGTGATGGAGCGTGGGATTGTCTTAACAGGCGGTGGCGCATTGCTTCAAAATCTTGATAAAATTATTTCTGATGAAACGAATATGCCTGTATTTATCGCGGAAGATCCACTCGATTGTGTGGCAATTGGTACAGGTAAGGCACTTGATAATTTTGATTTAATTAAAAAGATGCAATCTAGATAA
- the radC gene encoding RadC family protein: protein MMIRDVHIADRPRERLINQGASSLSNQELIAILLRTGTKEESVLVLANRILSSFDKIQDLKDATIEELTSVKGVGKAKAVQLLAAAEIGKRLYRKHSDGRYTIRSPEDAASYLMTDMASLSQEHFVVLFLNVKNEVLHKQTIFIGSLNSSIVHPREVFREAVKRSAASIVVAHNHPSGNPAPSPEDIEVTKRLMEAGSIMGIETLDHLIIGDHQFISLKEKGYMG from the coding sequence ATGATGATTCGAGACGTACATATTGCGGACAGGCCACGTGAACGACTCATTAACCAAGGGGCAAGTAGTTTATCGAACCAAGAACTTATTGCGATTTTGTTGCGGACGGGCACCAAAGAGGAATCAGTGCTAGTGCTTGCGAACAGGATCCTTTCTTCATTCGATAAAATTCAAGATTTGAAAGATGCGACAATCGAAGAGTTGACGTCCGTCAAAGGCGTCGGCAAGGCCAAGGCGGTTCAACTGCTCGCTGCAGCGGAGATTGGTAAAAGGTTATATCGTAAACATTCAGATGGACGCTACACCATCCGTTCACCTGAAGATGCTGCTTCTTATTTAATGACCGATATGGCTTCTCTTAGTCAAGAACATTTCGTGGTCCTTTTTCTTAATGTCAAAAACGAAGTACTCCATAAGCAGACGATTTTTATTGGTAGTTTAAATTCGAGCATCGTGCATCCGAGGGAGGTTTTTCGCGAAGCCGTCAAACGCTCGGCGGCATCGATAGTTGTCGCGCATAATCATCCGAGCGGTAACCCTGCACCGTCTCCGGAAGATATTGAAGTGACGAAGCGTTTGATGGAGGCGGGGTCTATTATGGGCATTGAGACCCTCGACCATCTAATCATAGGTGATCATCAATTCATCAGTTTGAAAGAGAAGGGTTACATGGGATGA
- the minD gene encoding septum site-determining protein MinD, producing the protein MGEAIVITSGKGGVGKTTTSANLGTALALQGKKVCLIDTDIGLRNLDVILGLENRIIYDLVDVVEGRCKVQQALVKDKRFEEGLFLLPAAQTTDKNAVNPEQMKLLVAELKRDYDYILIDCPAGIEQGFKNAVAGADRAIVVTTPEISAVRDADRIIGLLEQEDIEPPKLIINRIKRQLMSSGDALDVNDITSHLSIDLLGIVLDDENVISSSNKGEPIVMDPSNPAAIGYRNIARRILGESVPLMSLDVGKPGFFDKIKSIFAK; encoded by the coding sequence GTGGGAGAAGCAATCGTAATAACATCTGGTAAAGGTGGTGTCGGCAAAACAACGACATCCGCAAATCTGGGAACTGCATTGGCCCTTCAAGGTAAGAAAGTCTGTCTGATTGATACTGATATTGGACTTCGGAATCTCGATGTCATTCTAGGACTTGAAAACCGTATCATCTATGATCTTGTAGATGTGGTTGAAGGCCGCTGTAAAGTGCAGCAGGCCCTTGTGAAAGACAAACGTTTTGAAGAAGGGCTCTTTTTATTGCCAGCTGCTCAGACAACTGATAAAAATGCAGTGAATCCAGAGCAAATGAAACTATTGGTTGCTGAACTAAAACGAGATTATGATTATATCTTGATCGATTGTCCTGCGGGCATCGAGCAAGGCTTTAAAAATGCTGTTGCAGGGGCGGATCGTGCGATTGTCGTTACGACTCCGGAAATCTCGGCCGTTCGGGATGCCGACCGTATTATTGGGCTGCTGGAGCAGGAAGACATCGAACCACCAAAACTTATTATTAATCGTATTAAACGTCAACTGATGTCATCGGGCGATGCGCTCGACGTCAATGATATTACATCGCATTTGTCGATTGATTTACTAGGCATCGTGCTGGATGATGAAAATGTCATTTCTTCTTCGAATAAAGGAGAACCGATTGTTATGGATCCATCGAACCCAGCTGCTATTGGCTATCGCAACATTGCCCGCCGTATTCTAGGTGAATCGGTTCCGCTTATGTCACTAGACGTAGGTAAGCCTGGATTTTTCGATAAAATTAAATCTATATTTGCAAAATAA
- the rplU gene encoding 50S ribosomal protein L21: MYAIIETGGKQIKVEQGQEIYIEKVAGEADEVVTFDKVLFIGGENVKVGAPFVEGATVTGKVVKQGRAKKITVYKYKPKKNYHKKQGHRQPYTKIVIDGINA; this comes from the coding sequence ATGTACGCAATCATTGAAACTGGTGGTAAGCAAATCAAAGTTGAACAAGGCCAGGAAATCTACATCGAAAAAGTAGCTGGTGAAGCTGACGAAGTCGTCACTTTTGACAAAGTTCTATTCATAGGTGGAGAAAACGTGAAAGTTGGCGCTCCATTCGTGGAAGGTGCTACTGTAACGGGTAAAGTTGTTAAACAAGGTCGTGCTAAAAAGATCACTGTTTACAAATACAAGCCGAAAAAGAACTACCACAAAAAACAAGGTCATCGTCAGCCATACACGAAAATCGTCATTGACGGTATTAACGCGTAA
- a CDS encoding septum site-determining protein MinC, translating to MTKQQYVTIKGTKDGLILRLDDKCAYSDMIAELRRKVEENSLEGLAEVQVHTGNRYCHDDELKEIMNTIHNSPHLRVSKIQSDVITVEECNRRILEKQSETYVGIVRSGQVVKADGDLVVVGDVNPNGRVIAAGSIFILGRLKGIAHAGANGNVESVIAASWLEATHLIIADKMETMTDELTVLSEHPEMECAYLHPNGSIAINRLQELRILRPGLSSFKGGS from the coding sequence ATGACGAAACAGCAATATGTAACAATCAAAGGGACAAAGGATGGTCTTATCCTTCGCCTTGATGACAAATGCGCCTATTCGGATATGATTGCGGAACTTCGAAGGAAAGTGGAAGAGAATAGCTTGGAGGGACTTGCAGAAGTACAGGTCCATACAGGCAACCGCTATTGTCATGACGATGAATTAAAGGAAATCATGAATACGATTCATAATTCTCCTCATTTACGTGTATCAAAAATTCAAAGTGATGTGATCACGGTGGAAGAATGTAACCGAAGAATACTTGAAAAACAATCTGAAACTTATGTCGGCATCGTCCGGTCAGGGCAGGTCGTGAAGGCGGATGGAGATCTCGTCGTCGTTGGGGATGTCAATCCGAATGGTCGTGTCATTGCAGCGGGTAGTATATTCATTCTTGGACGTCTCAAAGGAATTGCCCATGCTGGTGCGAATGGTAATGTAGAGTCAGTTATTGCTGCCTCATGGCTTGAAGCAACACATCTCATCATTGCGGACAAAATGGAGACGATGACGGATGAATTGACAGTTTTGTCGGAACATCCAGAAATGGAATGTGCTTATTTGCATCCAAACGGTTCTATTGCTATCAATCGTCTTCAGGAACTTCGGATACTCCGACCTGGTCTGTCATCATTCAAAGGAGGAAGCTAA
- the pilM gene encoding type IV pilus biogenesis protein PilM has product MFGRKKNRVVSLELNDFLIRVLVVKDGDIANATIYEYPLPAGLVVDETVQDELAFFELLKELAKDWHIAKHDVRFFAQDHSVMMRAFEHPKDIQSDKLKGYVEMELGRTLHLPFDEPLIDVYDPKAGDGEAIIFAAPSEEVFKLMQLYADVQLHPTVLDVRTLSNIRFLDSTSFFSPGKTYLIADWSIDAVSVCIYSKGNVDFLRYQPTETSSRNWRYESDGKERNNFTFDGQIEDYQQSLANQVAEIERILNFYRFSLHKGEKSVDEMVMMSGHPEMDFIVAQMRSTIDSPITIIDDAFVQKKYPQFEAGHAALIGLALKGDA; this is encoded by the coding sequence ATGTTTGGTAGAAAGAAAAATCGAGTAGTGTCGCTAGAATTGAATGATTTTCTCATTCGTGTACTTGTCGTTAAGGATGGGGATATCGCGAATGCGACTATTTATGAATATCCGCTACCGGCTGGCTTGGTTGTAGATGAAACCGTTCAGGATGAATTGGCTTTTTTCGAGCTGTTGAAGGAGCTAGCGAAAGATTGGCATATTGCCAAGCATGATGTGCGCTTCTTTGCACAGGATCATTCTGTTATGATGCGGGCATTTGAGCATCCGAAAGATATTCAATCCGATAAATTAAAAGGGTATGTGGAAATGGAATTGGGGCGCACGCTGCATTTACCATTTGACGAGCCATTAATAGATGTTTATGATCCGAAGGCGGGTGACGGGGAAGCGATTATATTTGCGGCTCCTTCTGAAGAGGTATTCAAATTGATGCAATTATACGCGGATGTGCAGCTGCATCCGACGGTATTAGATGTGCGGACATTGTCTAATATTCGCTTTTTGGATAGTACATCATTCTTTTCGCCAGGCAAGACGTATTTAATTGCCGATTGGTCGATTGATGCGGTGTCTGTCTGTATTTATTCCAAGGGTAATGTCGATTTTCTGCGCTATCAGCCTACGGAAACGTCATCGCGTAATTGGCGCTATGAATCTGATGGTAAAGAGCGTAATAACTTTACATTTGACGGTCAAATAGAGGATTATCAGCAGTCACTGGCGAATCAAGTAGCTGAGATTGAACGTATTTTGAATTTCTATCGTTTTTCTTTACATAAAGGTGAAAAGTCTGTCGATGAGATGGTCATGATGAGTGGTCATCCTGAAATGGATTTCATCGTCGCACAAATGCGATCGACAATCGATAGCCCGATTACCATTATTGACGATGCGTTTGTTCAGAAAAAGTATCCGCAGTTTGAAGCTGGGCATGCGGCGCTTATTGGACTAGCATTGAAAGGGGATGCTTAA
- a CDS encoding M50 family metallopeptidase: MKFRLHPVLLPFFLFLIMTGSISIYALIFISLLIHEMGHLIAAYVTGMRVRSCVIMPYGGELIISNRQLEPKKKRIIVALGGPLATGLLLALATWIEFPGDDQVIRIQVALLVLNLLPILPLDGGQVICALLETDGSEYRTRALVLVHSMLFIAAAILLLICGLPKTIPYILLALFLLIQNITAFRFRKYEKAYTEIKLKQLT, from the coding sequence ATGAAGTTTAGGCTCCATCCTGTGCTCCTGCCGTTTTTCTTATTTCTCATTATGACAGGGAGCATATCCATCTATGCACTTATCTTCATATCGCTACTCATTCATGAAATGGGCCATCTGATTGCAGCTTATGTCACGGGGATGCGGGTTCGTTCGTGCGTGATTATGCCGTATGGTGGCGAATTAATCATTAGCAATCGTCAGTTAGAGCCGAAAAAAAAACGCATTATTGTCGCGCTCGGTGGTCCGCTGGCGACAGGTCTATTATTAGCACTTGCGACATGGATAGAGTTCCCGGGTGATGATCAAGTCATTCGTATCCAAGTCGCATTATTGGTGCTGAACTTACTGCCGATTTTGCCGCTTGACGGAGGACAGGTCATTTGTGCATTACTGGAGACTGACGGTTCTGAGTATCGCACGCGTGCACTTGTTTTAGTGCATTCGATGTTATTTATAGCCGCTGCGATTTTGCTATTAATTTGTGGGTTACCCAAGACCATTCCTTATATTCTTCTTGCATTATTTCTCCTCATTCAAAATATTACTGCCTTTCGTTTCCGAAAATATGAAAAAGCATATACAGAAATAAAATTAAAACAATTGACGTAA